tttagtcgcgtggaagcgactctatagttcactatgtcggtccgtcggtctgtcggtctgtcggtctgtctgtcggtccggtatcactatgcgttttttcgctttctgaccttatcttgatatcagtttaatctagctaagtcaatttttcacagtatattccttatggcccaggaatcgatgtggttatgttttcacggtgcgcaataaaaaattacgcggtctacgcacgatttaacgaaatcacgtttgtaatcatatcttttaattaaataaaatttggtactcataaatttcagggcataaatcatcatatggcaatacaattacgtgcgtagtgcatgtaacgcatgcgtacgcgcgcttaacattttcaaaatttattttcgatgaaataatagtacgtttcaggcaattttaagcgtttaaaaaattgccatgagtgcgcagatgtttgcgcgcgcactgcgcgttaaatattattgcgcactctttttgcccgatttctgttttcttgacttacttttcaactcaaaattacgttatacgagcacgtcaaaagtgacaggctacgcacgtgtaaattaaaaatatatatataatataactgtttttaaacatttcaacatttttaaacatgttcagtaatttcggtcagttggtaggttggtcggtcggtcggtaaacactaagcacgcgactgcagccatctatatggcttTGTTAACTTTGACTTCTTATATCTcaaaaacgcttcctatcctgattgATTGATTCCATATTCGCAATCTACCGAAAATTCTGGtttagaaaagttggatggcaatttgggtTTCTCAGTAATAGCCCGTAATGAAGGCAACCTAGTGGTTGTAaccaatggcactctggtcgaagttggctgacgtggtttgtacgtcagtgtttgacatcgatgaatatcttttgctttctttatagcagtttcgatgtattccttcttgtTAACGTGGGCTTTAATACCCACTATACGGATATTGTTTCTACGGGAAAACCGCTCACCTTTGTTTAATTCCGACTGCATGCTTAGTAGATTCCTTTTTAACTCGGTAATAGAAGTTTCAGTGGAAATTGAAAGTATTCATTCCTGTTGGCCTTTAAGCAAGGTTGTTAGGGAAGAACGAACAAACTGTTCAAAATCCTGTTCAGCAGTGGCACGTGTGTCCGGCATAGGaaaatttcgattcaaatggcaACCAAAAAaggttaatacgtatttacaatattgtcaaagtattgcaatactatcagttgtatgtttattctccaagggcccatacatttacctacttgtgttaaaccaagggctcattaatttacctacaaactgggagtctgagagattggaatgttctattcatcgcaaatcaaaacatttgtataaacgtatattaaatatatcaaaatagtatttttttaagaaaactggactgtcttcaacattatgatattgtactcgagctgttcaaccggttttcagctattaaaaacaattatctaattattattattattatatctaatctgcagacagtactgtttcgatcttattagatctcgatATTAACTGAGATTAAAAGTGCATTTTGAACATCCAAAATATATAAACACTTAGCACTGAGAATACTTGATACTTAGTACTTCAAATAACTGATGGCACCAGCACATTCATTAAGAGTCTGTTAGAAAGCTATACAAAAGGAAGATCACAAACTCACAACCTCCAATTCCTGTTTGTAGTCCGAGTAGGCGCGCCTgcaaattattttacaatagtTTCTGTGCACGTTCTTTGTTGGGGTAAGTGACATTAGTGTATTTTTAGCGTAGAGAATTAGTGCGAGTGTAAGTCAAGGAGCaagttttatagttttaatatacagtagttttaaaATAGGTCTTCTGGAATACAACGAGCGTGTTAcgttatttacatatttttctgTTCGTGGAACGTTTCACTAAACACATAAAACAAAAGtttctatgtttttttcaaTTCTTTACTTTTTGTCGTCTTTCAACAGAATCATGTGGTGGGTTCGAGTTGTTCTGTTATCTGTATTGTTCTTGGTAGCTGTGAAAGGAGATTCAGAATCTGTCAAAACCGAAGAAAGTGGAATCACAACAGTTTCACGACCTGATATCAACTTAGATGTAAAAACGGACTCATCGATTGTTAGTCCCCAAAATATTATCACATCAAATGCAACATCGGATAAAGTAAAGTTATGCTGTAGACGGAGACGGCGGCGGTGCTGTCGCCGCAGGAGACGATGCTGTCGAAGACGTTGCCGTTGCAGAAGACGTCGACGTTGCCGATGCAGAAGACGACGTTACCGTTGCAGAAGACGTCGACGTTGCCGCTGCAGAAGAAGACGTTACCGTTGCCGAAGACGTCGACGTGTCCGATGCAGAAGAAGACGTTACCGTTGTCGAAAACGTCGACGTTTCCGATGCAAAAGACGACGTTACCGTTGCAGAAGACGAAGACGGGGAACTAGACCTATCACTCGTCCAATCAGAAGATTACCAACCAACATTTACTATACGTTTAGCCAAAACACATTGTACTGTAATACCGGACGGGGCAGTAAATTCCGCGTACGTTATAGATGGGGTAGTGGACGATTGTTTGCATACGTTCAAGGAAGATGGCAATTGGTGCGTAAATATGGTCAATATGGCGCAAAGTATACATTTAATGGAAGCCAATTTGTTATTAGTGGTCACTGGCGTCCTGTTTTTTATTTCTCTTGGAAGGGAAGAGTGCTCTATTTAAGATTTCGCTGTGGGAGACAAGTTGGCCATTATCACGTACGTTACAGATGGCGTGGACGCACTTTATACTACTTCGATGGTGGTAGATGGTTTACTGTTAGTAAATACAGTAAAGATGGTGTAGTTTACTGCTATAGTAATGGTCGCTATGCGCAAAATCcttcgtcatcatcatcgtcgtcatcgaCCCAAACTTACACAACATATACCAATAACGATTCCAATCCTGTAGTCACtactaccaccaccaccactaaACGTGAATACGTCCCTGAATAGAAAAGCTATATAGAACTATAGCGTGAGAACCATCACGGCGTTAAGCCGTAGTATTACAGTATCCCGTGTTCTTTATAGTATAttagaaaataattatgaactacaataaatatgaaaaaatgcaattatttatcgaattgtaatttgttttttttgtaatttagtatacatttgagtaggcctacacaaaatGCCAATGTACGcttctttattttattgttccgtcaccaaaaacaacaaaaaagaccaaataattatattattcatttcgTTGTTCCATTAATTTTAGGAAAATAAAGACATACAAGACAACCTAGAACATAAGAAGAAGTTTAAAAATTCACATGACAGATTCCTGCAGAGAAATGAATTACTATAAAATGTAGTTGGAAaggaaatattattaaaacacaATCATCATCGAATTCATCTGATTCAATGATTTATTTTCCTTCCCTTCAatgaagtttattttttataggcaTTCAACAGCGAGTAATTTGCCAATTGCAGGATAGATACAcgatttttataatttataatgctTATAAACTAAAGCTTTGtcaacattatcaaactagtttgacatgaAAAGtatgatttgcccaaatatggtggagatatgcccaaatacactgtaaaaatagtgtttagatcttaaacacCTATTTTGTACCAACTTTTTCCACACGTTTAGCTTTTAGACACGAGTTACATGTTTAGGGTGTTTAAAAGCTAAGCGTGTTTATAGCTACATGTTGTTTTCCTCCACTTGACTAATGTCAATATTATGTTCAATTACTCCACATGTTTAGCAGTCAAAATGTTTAGGTATGTGTTTAGCGTTGCGTGCATACGATTTTACTGTGGTGGAAAAAAGCTCCACACATGGCaaattaaacacgtttaaaaccTAAACTTGTCTTCATACTGCTCCACATGTTTAACAATCAATACGTCACTGATGTGTTGAGTTGGATACAGACTACATGTTTAGAATGTGTTTAGAACCTAAACATGTTTCACATCTAAACATGTTTAAGGCTAAATGTGTGGAAAAAGTGggtacaaaataaatgtttaagatctaaacactatttttaaagtgtatagtagtgttatcatcatcatgcccatatgtatatgggcacatcatatgtttttgttgtcacataaagtttgatagtgtataaaAGGCAATTTCATTTAAGGATTATACTttggtacaaatctccgccttggatacctttttttttctcttttgtggcgcaaacaccacttttattcacattcatattatctcatattacataaaatcgtattatttaacttgtaaatgtcgttacagttcataagtaacatttttacatatatgaattctgtattactccttttttcattaattttcttatattttgttatacacttgacaggatcatcattatcatctatcccgttttaaaatagttcacacattttcatttgtttgttttcattttacaacccggattatacaatatatttatatacatgataaaaaaaaacaataatagctcagtaccaccagtaacccgtatcactgtaattccttttcggttaatcgtatcaagttagaatttatattatcataatcttatttcttaaagctacccatttttctatacttgtttctttattgttatatgtttcacattcaatgttatataacatattgcttttaaatgaattccataaagatttacccactggcttatttagtgcagataacatttttattctataaatagtaaatgctgcaaaagtgtaaatataatctattagcttatctcccgttcctagtattaattgtttaaatgatatattattgtgatttaaacttacaaagatactaagcattttcctccaatatttctgaataaactacaactaaaaaacaaatgattttcattttcaatttctccacatttgtcacacgtttgtgtttccttaactttccactgatacagccgtttgttggtaggcagtattctatgtaacatcttataactgaattgtgctagtttcttatctttcattttacatactttccgtaaccaagaagttttccaatcaatgttgttatcattgaagtactcttcccattttagttgtgacattggaataatgaaatattctttcacaaaccatgagtatattagtttggtagtattaatctcatacttaGTCCCAACtacttcatcattatcatcacaattgaaaatatctacctccttaataatacgtttccattgaattggtattgccttaataatgcacaaaaaTACTCttttaaccagtttgttttacattgtagtttcaccagtatttcgttcgatgttaaaaaagtgttcttattaacaatgtctttaatactgataatgccactgtcaatccaatgcttgtagaaaagcgttttttttttaagtttaacgtagtggtttccccacagttgctcattcattatatcgttataagtttcaggtttttttttagagattctgttataatttatgtaggcttttatcatatttttgtaaaacagtggaattttatcagaattaacatcaataatgttataacatgacatattaagtaaaacattaacatcacatatttttttaatataatacattggaatatttttccatttagcaccatcatcattcataattcttttttaccagccacacatgagtgcgttaacatgaaagagtaaaatcaggcattttaatgcctcccatctcaacatcaccaattagagtttttctttttatcttttcccttttattgttccaaataaaattatatattagatttgtaacttgtgtatatacatattttggaacatcagtgatatttgcagcatatgttaatttagatagtgcaagacttttcaggattattattctaccaaaaattgagagatttctagcatcgccttggatacctaccttatctatctcagatagGATTATAGAGTgcagttgaaagagtcgtgggGAACAACCCTGACACTAAGTCAGATTTTAAATTCTGGATCTTCGGTATTGGAAAGCAAGTACGTTAACCACCAAGATACAGCTTCATCCCAGAGTCCTGGGTCCAAATCCTACCATGATCATTCCTAAAGACTTTTGTAATAATCAGactttatgtagagcatcttaataaataaattagaatactttttaaaatgttattaattggCATGCAGTCCCCAATTCTCTGAATAGACTAAATCACGTCATTAATTATAACAACATATCAAATTGTATACACTTATCAAGCAAATACTGATTGGTATGATATGAAATGAGAAAATAGATTATTTAAAGTATGTCAATGGAAATTAAATTGAAGATATATACAACTTTTTGTTAAATTGTCCGTTTTTATGAGTTACGAGTTTGTCCCAGTT
This genomic stretch from Antedon mediterranea chromosome 11, ecAntMedi1.1, whole genome shotgun sequence harbors:
- the LOC140062902 gene encoding uncharacterized protein — encoded protein: MWWVRVVLLSVLFLVAVKGDSESVKTEESGITTVSRPDINLDVKTDSSIVSPQNIITSNATSDKVKLCCRRRRRRCCRRRRRCCRRRCRCRRRRRCRCRRRRYRCRRRRRCRCRRRRYRCRRRRRVRCRRRRYRCRKRRRFRCKRRRYRCRRRRRGTRPITRPIRRLPTNIYYTFSQNTLYCNTGRGSKFRVRYRWGSGRLFAYVQGRWQLVRKYGQYGAKYTFNGSQFVISGHWRPVFYFSWKGRVLYLRFRCGRQVGHYHVRYRWRGRTLYYFDGGRWFTVSKYSKDGVVYCYSNGRYAQNPSSSSSSSSTQTYTTYTNNDSNPVVTTTTTTTKREYVPE